From the Huiozyma naganishii CBS 8797 chromosome 2, complete genome genome, one window contains:
- the ATG14 gene encoding Atg14p (similar to Saccharomyces cerevisiae ATG14 (YBR128C); ancestral locus Anc_3.389), with amino-acid sequence MRCGVCGLERELFVCARCVRCSPHVVVRLKLQLVELRRDNAVLGGKVREVLQRAFGGTHEGTAEVSGDVLRGRLERVAALRKARHNARIKAAVGQLQRRIAQRRQRVEQLTAEVTNPFTAPSQGAIPLLVASLVEQRQRICALQPVLRRMQLTKLGQLRQWFLIRRRPSTHSNPQYTIMHLPLVSLHLSRTLPRLVLRASLREMQRYLSLASRLLLLQEEEQEDRKTLVDTLCSVCHCTVLLCQETGLLPSGPLDQGRLLDKVDLATLFHHFATQQPLPAVHLDSDCEGAEGWSRARLRDFIARGQTKQTRPTRTTRDTATTRDTTTTTDTWYLVP; translated from the coding sequence ATGCGGTGTGGAGTGTGTGGACTGGAGAGGGAGCTGTTTGTGTGTGCCCGGTGTGTGCGATGTTCCCCCCATGTGGTCGTTCGTTTGAAGTTGCAGCTTGTCGAGTTGCGGAGGGACAACGCGGTCTTGGGCGGGAAGGTCCGAGAGGTCCTACAACGTGCGTTCGGGGGGACCCATGAGGGTACTGCAGAGGTCTCCGGTGATGTTCTCCGCGGGAGGTTAGAGCGGGTTGCCGCGTTGCGGAAGGCGAGACACAACGCCCGAATCAAGGCCGCCGTGGGCCAGTTACAACGGCGGATCGCGCAGAGGCGGCAACGCGTGGAGCAATTGACAGCAGAGGTGACGAATCCATTCACTGCACCATCTCAAGGTGCTATACCCTTGCTTGTGGCGAGTCTCGTGGAGCAACGTCAGCGGATTTGTGCCCTGCAACCTGTGCTGCGACGGATGCAATTGACGAAACTAGGACAACTGCGGCAATGGTTCCTGATCCGGCGACGGCCCAGCACCCATAGCAACCCACAGTACACGATCATGCACTTGCCCCTGGTGTCCCTACATTTGTCCCGCACTTTACCACGGCTTGTGCTGCGGGCATCCCTCCGCGAGATGCAACGGTACCTCTCGCTGGCGTCGAGgctgctactactacaggaagaagaacaagaagaccgGAAGACTCTAGTCGACACGCTCTGCTCTGTGTGTCACTGTACGGTTCTGCTGTGTCAGGAGACTGGGTTGCTCCCCAGTGGCCCATTGGACCAGGGGAGACTACTAGACAAGGTCGACCTTGCGACGCTGTTCCACCACTTTGCAACGCAGCAGCCCTTACCGGCGGTGCACCTCGACAGCGACTGCGAGGGCGCAGAGGGTTGGTCACGAGCACGTCTCAGGGACTTCATCGCGAGAGGACAAACGAAACAAACGAGACCAACACGGACCACCAGGGATACTGCCACCACGAGGGACACTACGACCACTACGGATACCTGGTACCTCGTACCGTGA
- the VMA2 gene encoding H(+)-transporting V1 sector ATPase subunit B (similar to Saccharomyces cerevisiae VMA2 (YBR127C); ancestral locus Anc_3.388), with protein sequence MVMNDAELFRLNKQAVQEGFNVKPRLTYNTVSGINGPLVILEKVKFPRYNEIVNLTLPDGGVRQGQVLEVRGDRAIVQVFEGTSGIDVKKTTVEFTGQNLKIPVSEDTLGRIFDGSGRPIDQGPKVFAEDYLDINGSPINPYARIYPEEMISTGISAIDTMNSIARGQKIPIFSASGLPHNEIAAQICRQAGLVRPTKDVHDGHEENFSIVFAASGVNLETARFFKQDFEENGSLERTSLFLNLANDPTIERIITPRLALTTAEYLAYQTERHVLTILTDMSSYADALREVSAAREEVPGRRGYPGYMYTDLSTIYERAGRVEGRNGSITQIPILTMPNDDITHPIPDLTGYITEGQISVDRQLHNKGVYPPINVLPSLSRLMKSAIGEGMTRRDHGDVSNQLYAKYAIGRDAAAMKAVVGEEALSIEDKLSLEFLEKFERSFISQGAYEDRTVFESLDQAWSLLRIYPKEMLNRISPKILDEFYDRAGETAEDTDDDDDDEPQQEQNPDERA encoded by the coding sequence ATGGTTATGAACGATGCGGAACTGTTTAGGCTGAACAAGCAGGCGGTGCAAGAGGGGTTCAATGTGAAACCACGGTTGACGTACAACACGGTCAGTGGGATTAACGGTCCCCTTGTGATCTTGGAGAAGGTGAAGTTCCCCCGGTACAACGAGATTGTGAACTTGACCTTACCCGATGGGGGTGTGCGCCAGGGGCAGGTGTTGGAGGTGCGTGGTGACAGGGCGATCGTGCAAGTGTTCGAGGGGACCTCTGGGATTGACGTGAAGAAGACGACCGTTGAGTTCACGGGccagaacttgaagatcccAGTCTCTGAGGACACTCTCGGTAGGATCTTCGATGGGTCTGGGAGACCCATCGACCAGGGCCCCAAAGTGTTCGCCGAGGATTACTTGGACATTAACGGGTCGCCCATCAACCCGTACGCGCGGATCTACCCTGAGGAGATGATCTCTACGGGGATATCTGCGATTGACACGATGAACTCGATTGCTCGTGGACAGAAGATTCCGATCTTCAGTGCTTCCGGTTTGCCGCACAACGAGATCGCGGCGCAGATCTGCAGGCAGGCTGGTCTTGTCCGCCCGACAAAGGATGTCCACGATGGGCACGAGGAGAACTTCTCGATCGTGTTTGCTGCGAGTGGGGTTAACTTGGAGACCGCACGGTTCTTTAAGCAGGATTTTGAGGAGAACGGGTCCCTTGAGAGGACCTCTCTGTTCCTCAACCTTGCGAACGACCCAACCATTGAGAGAATCATCACTCCAAGACTCGCGCTGACCACCGCAGAGTACTTGGCGTACCAGACGGAGCGCCACGTGCTGACCATCCTTACGGACATGTCCTCGTACGCTGACGCCTTAAGAGAGGTCTCTGCCGCCAGGGAGGAGGTCCCCGGCCGGAGAGGGTACCCAGGGTACATGTACACCGATTTGTCTACGATCTACGAGCGTGCCGGGCGTGTTGAGGGCCGGAACGGGTCCATCACGCAGATCCCGATCCTGACGATGCCCAACGACGACATCACGCACCCTATCCCGGATTTGACAGGGTATATCACTGAGGGCCAGATCTCCGTCGACCGGCAGTTGCACAACAAGGGTGTGTACCCACCGATCAACGTGTTGCCCTCGCTGAGCCGTCTGATGAAGTCTGCTATCGGGGAGGGCATGACGAGACGGGACCACGGTGACGTCTCTAACCAGTTGTACGCGAAGTACGCCATCGGGAGAGACGCCGCCGCGATGAAGGCCGTTGTCGGTGAAGAGGCACTCTCCATCGAGGACAAGCTCTCGCTCGAGTTCCTGGAGAAGTTCGAGCGGTCGTTCATCTCGCAGGGCGCCTACGAGGACCGTACGGTCTTCGAGTCCCTCGACCAGGCGTGGTCGCTGCTGCGGATCTACCCGAAGGAGATGCTGAACAGGATCTCCCCAAAGATCCTCGACGAGTTCTACGACCGTGCGGGGGAGACCGCAGAGGACAcggacgacgacgacgacgacgagcCCCAGCAAGAACAGAACCCTGACGAGAG